One part of the Musa acuminata AAA Group cultivar baxijiao chromosome BXJ1-5, Cavendish_Baxijiao_AAA, whole genome shotgun sequence genome encodes these proteins:
- the LOC135675039 gene encoding uclacyanin-3-like, which translates to MASHHMLLAVLVILAAAVAVPRSAIAADFTVGDDSGWLPNFNYSSWTQGKEFRVGDNLVFKYMQGAHNVMQVGGPDFKACNTSAVAINTFTSGNDLVALDTPGRRWYMCGFGDHCTRGQKLVVNILPAAISPASPPASPPSGPASPPPSPPPLSPASPPTSPPTPPFAPASPPTSPPPSPSAPATPPPPPLSPASPPTSPPTPPPPPPVAPASPPTSPPPSPSTPATPPPPPPVSPAPSPSTSRASDRITAQAYQILMAATVAVAMAIAA; encoded by the exons ATGGCTTCCCACCATATGCTGCTTGCAGTCCTTGTCAtcctcgccgccgccgtcgcTGTGCCACGGTCTGCCATAGCTGCAGACTTTACTGTCGGCGACGACTCCGGTTGGCTCCCGAACTTCAACTACTCGTCATGGACCCAAGGCAAGGAGTTCAGGGTTGGCGACAACCTCG TGTTCAAGTACATGCAAGGGGCTCACAATGTCATGCAGGTCGGGGGACCAGACTTCAAGGCATGCAATACATCAGCAGTAGCAATCAACACCTTCACCAGCGGCAATGATTTGGTGGCTTTGGACACTCCTGGAAGGAGATGGTACATGTGTGGGTTTGGTGATCACTGCACCAGGGGCCAGAAGCTCGTCGTCAACATTCTTCCAGCAGCCATCAGCCCTGCTTCGCCTCCTGCCTCACCACCCTCTGGTCCTGCTTCAccacctccttctccaccaccccTCAGTCCTGCTTCTCCTCCTACCTCACCTCCCACACCACCCTTCGCTCCTGCTTCACCTCCTACCTCACCACCACCATCGCCCTCCGCTCCTGCTACACCACCTCCACCACCCCTCAGTCCTGCCTCTCCTCCTACCTCACCTcccacaccaccaccaccaccacccgtcGCTCCTGCTTCACCTCCTACCTCGCCACCACCATCACCCTCCACCCCTGCTACACCACCTCCTCCGCCACCTGTCAGTCCTGCTCCATCTCCCTCCACGTCTCGCGCGTCGGACAGAATCACGGCACAAGCATACCAGATCCTGATGGCGGCGACGGTGGCGGTGGCGATGGCCATTGCGGCATGA
- the LOC103983731 gene encoding blue copper protein 1a-like, with amino-acid sequence MASLQTMFVVLSFAAAALQSAMAADIVVGDEKGWLPDFNYTSWAQGKQFKVGDNLLFEYKAGAHNVMQVWGVEFEACSASAAAIVFATGNDMVALDAPGKRWYICGVGDHCSRGQKLAVDVLPAAMSPASPPSSQPPPPPLAPSSPPPSSSRSPNMIAARTYHALMAAAAAAMVAAA; translated from the exons ATGGCTTCCCTGCAGACCATGTTCGTAGTTCTCTCCTTCGCCGCAGCTGCGCTACAGTCTGCCATGGCGGCAGATATCGTTGTAGGCGATGAGAAGGGCTGGCTCCCAGATTTCAATTACACATCCTGGGCTCAGGGCAAGCAGTTCAAGGTTGGCGACAACCTCC TGTTCGAGTACAAAGCAGGGGCTCACAACGTGATGCAAGTGTGGGGAGTCGAATTCGAGGCATGCAGTGCAAGTGCAGCAGCCATTGTTTTTGCCACCGGCAATGACATGGTGGCTCTCGACGCCCCAGGAAAGAGATGGTATATCTGTGGGGTTGGAGATCACTGCAGCCGGGGCCAGAAGCTTGCCGTCGACGTTCTACCAGCAGCCATGAGTCCTGCTTCACCTCCTTCCTCACAACCTCCACCGCCACCACTTGCTCCTTCTTCACCACCTCCTTCATCATCCCGCTCGCCGAACATGATCGCAGCACGAACATACCACGCCctgatggcggcggcggcggcggccatggTCGCTGCGGCATGA
- the LOC135674896 gene encoding mavicyanin-like produces the protein MASRRMLLAVLVIVAAAAMPRSSMAANHTVGDASGWRPDFNYTAWTDGKMFMVGDNLVFNYKQGAHNVMQVGGADYKACNTSAATINTFTSGGDVVPLDAPGKRWYICGFGDHCSRGQKLVVNVMSASVSPASPPSSSSISRNVVASYAYQIMVAAVAVTTAMIFAR, from the exons ATGGCTTCCCGCCGGATGCTTCTTGCAGTTCTTGTCATCGTCGCCGCTGCCGCCATGCCTCGATCTTCTATGGCGGCAAACCATACTGTCGGCGACGCCAGTGGCTGGCGCCCGGACTTCAACTACACCGCCTGGACCGACGGCAAGATGTTCATGGTCGGCGACAACCTCG TGTTCAACTACAAACAAGGGGCTCACAATGTCATGCAAGTGGGAGGAGCAGACTACAAGGCATGCAACACATCAGCAGCGACGATCAACACATTTACCAGTGGCGGTGATGTGGTGCCTCTCGACGCCCCAGGAAAGAGATGGTACATCTGTGGGTTCGGAGATCACTGCAGCAGGGGCCAGAAGCTTGTCGTCAACGTTATGTCGGCGTCCGTGAGCCCTGCTTCGCCTCCTTCCTCGTCGTCGATCTCGCGGAACGTAGTCGCTTCGTACGCGTACCAGATCATGGTAGCGGCGGTGGCAGTGACCACGGCAatgatctttgcccgttga
- the LOC103983510 gene encoding 5-methyltetrahydropteroyltriglutamate--homocysteine methyltransferase 1: protein MASHIVGYPRMGPKRELKFALESFWDGKSSADDLQKVATDLRCSIWKQMADAGIKYIPSNTFSYYDQVLDTTAMLGAVPERYNYTGAEIGFDIYFSMARGNASVPAMEMTKWFDTNYHFIVPELGPNTKFTYSSHKAVSEYKEAKALGIETVPVLIGPVTYLLLSKPAKGVEKSFSPLSLLGNILPIYKEVTAELKAAGASWIQFDEPTLVMDLESHQLEAFTKAYTELESSLSGLNVLIETYFADVPAEAYKTITALKGISGVGLDLIRGTKTLDLVKSAGFPAGKYLFAGVVDGRNIWANDLASSLSTLQALEAIVGKDKLVVSTSCSLMHTAVDLVNETKLDSEIKSWLAFAAQKVVEVNALAKALAGQKDEAFFSANAAAQSSRKSSPRVTNEEVQKAAAALKGSDHRRVTNVSARLDAQQKKLNLPILPTTTIGSFPQTMDLRRVRREYKANKISEEEYVKAIKEEISKVVKLQEELDIDVLVHGEPERNDMVEYFGEQLSGFAFTVNGWVQSYGSRCVKPPIIYGDVSRPNAMTVFWSKMAQSMTARPMKGMLTGPVTILNWSFVRNDQPRFETCYQIALAIKKEVEDLEAAGIQVIQIDEAALREGLPLRKSEQAFYLDWAVHSFRITNCGVQDTTQIHTHMCYSNFNDIIHSIIDMDADVITIENSRSDEKLLSVFREGVKYGAGIGPGVYDIHSPRIPSTEEIADRINKMLAVLETNILWVNPDCGLKTRKYGEVKPALTNMVSAAKLLRTQLASTK, encoded by the exons ATGGCATCACACATTGTTGGATATCCTCGCATGGGGCCCAAGCGAGAGCTCAAATTTGCATTGGAGTCTTTTTGGGATGGGAAGAGCAGTGCCGATGATTTGCAGAAAGTTGCAACTGATCTCAGATGTTCCATCTGGAAGCAAATGGCTGATGCTGGGATCAAATACATTCCTAGCAATACTTTTTCTTACTATGATCAAGTGCTTGATACCACAGCAATGCTTGGTGCCGTTCCTGAGAGGTACAACTATACTGGTGCAGAGATTGGATTTGATATTTATTTCTCCATGGCTAGGGGAAATGCCTCTGTGCCTGCTATGGAAATGACCAAGTGGTTCGACACCAACTA TCATTTCATTGTCCCGGAGTTGGGCCCAAACACAAAGTTCACCTACTCTTCCCACAAGGCGGTGTCTGAATACAAGGAGGCAAAGGCG CTCGGAATTGAGACTGTTCCGGTACTCATTGGTCCTGTGACATACTTGTTGCTCTCAAAACCTGCTAAAGGTGTTGAGAAATCGTTTTCTCCTCTTTCACTTCTCGGAAATATTCTGCCCATTTACAA GGAAGTTACTGCTGAGCTAAAAGCAGCCGGTGCTTCATGGATCCAGTTTGATGAGCCAACCCTTGTCATGGATCTTGAGTCTCACCAATTGGAGGCATTCACAAAGGCCTACACAGAACTAGAATCATCATTATCTGGCTTGAATGTGCTTATTGAAACTTACTTCGCTGATGTTCCTGCAGAAGCATACAA GACCATCACTGCTTTGAAGGGTATCTCAGGTGTTGGGCTTGATCTCATTCGTGGTACCAAGACACTTGACTTGGTCAAGAGTGCAGGCTTTCCAGCTGGTAAGTATCTTTTTGCTGGAGTCGTGGATGGAAGGAACATTTGGGCGAATGATCTTGCATCCTCTCTCAGTACTCTCCAGGCTCTTGAGGCCATCGTGGGCAAAG ACAAGCTTGTCGTCTCAACTTCATGCTCACTCATGCACACTGCTGTTGACCTTGTTAATGAGACAAAGCTGGATTCTGAGATTAAGTCATGGCTTGCTTTTGCTGCACAAAAAGTGGTTGAAGTAAATGCATTGGCTAAAGCATTGGCTGGTCAGAAGGATGAG GCTTTCTTCTCAGCTAATGCGGCTGCTCAGTCTTCAAGAAAGTCATCTCCTAGGGTGACCAATGAAGAAGTTCAAAAGGCG GCTGCTGCTTTGAAGGGCTCTGACCATCGTCGAGTTACCAATGTTAGTGCTAGGCTAGATGCACAACAGAAGAAGCTCAACCTTCCAATTCTTCCTACAACCACAATTGGCTCATTCCCTCAAACAATGGATCTTCGGAGAGTCCGACGCGAATACAAGGCAAATAA AATCTCTGAGGAGGAATATGTGAAGGCCATCAAAGAGGAAATCAGCAAAGTTGTTAAGCTCCAAGAAGAACTTGATATTGACGTCCTGGTCCATGGAGAGCCAGAG AGAAACGACATGGTTGAGTACTTTGGGGAACAGCTATCAGGCTTTGCATTCACAGTCAATGGTTGGGTGCAATCTTATGGATCTCGATGTGTTAAGCCTCCCATTATTTACGGTGATGTTAGCCGTCCCAACGCAATGACTGTTTTCTGGTCTAAAATGGCTCAGAGCATGACTGCTCGCCCAATGAAGGGAATGTTGACGGGCCCAGTCACAATTCTCAATTGGTCATTTGTTAGAAATGACCAACCAAG GTTTGAGACTTGCTATCAGATTGCTCTTGCTATCAAGAAAGAAGTTGAGGATTTGGAAGCTGCTGGTATTCAG GTTATCCAAATAGATGAAGCAGCTCTCCGAGAAGGCCTTCCTCTTCGCAAGTCCGAGCAAGCTTTCTATTTGGACTGGGCTGTTCATTCCTTCAGGATCACAAACTGTGGCGTCCAGGACACTACTCAG ATTCACACCCACATGTGCTACTCTAACTTCAATGATATCATCCATTCCATCATCGACATGGATGCCGACGTGATCACAATTGAGAACTCCCGTTCTGACGAGAAGCTCCTCTCTGTGTTCCGTGAGGGAGTGAAGTATGGTGCTGGTATTGGCCCAGGCGTGTACGACATCCACTCTCCGAGGATACCATCCACAGAGGAGATTGCCGACCGCATCAACAAAATGCTTGCCGTTCTTGAGACTAACATTCTCTGGGTTAACCCAGACTGTGGGCTCAAGACTCGCAAGTATGGTGAAGTTAAGCCTGCTCTGACCAACATGGTTTCCGCAGCGAAGCTCCTCCGCACCCAATTGGCCAGCACCAAGTGA